Proteins from one Mus caroli chromosome 3, CAROLI_EIJ_v1.1, whole genome shotgun sequence genomic window:
- the Golim4 gene encoding Golgi integral membrane protein 4 isoform X1, which produces MGNGMCSRKQKRIFQTLLLLTVVFGFLYGAMLYLELQTQLRKAEAVALKYQQHQDSLSAQLQVVYEHRSRLEKSLQKERLEHKKAKEDFLVYKLEAQETLNKGRQDSNSRYSALNVQHQMLKSQHEELRKQHSDLEEEHRKQGEDFSRTFNDHKQRYLQLQQEKEQELSKLKETVYNLREENRQLRKAHQDIHTQLQDVKQQHKNLLSEHEQLVVTLEDHKSALAAAQTQVAEYKQLKDTLNRIPSFRNPDPVEQQNVTFPHGTHPPQGYNIREKLTGELQEVQQNHEAGPRRMEEKPLSSMQKDAGFQALEEQNQVEPREPEEHQVEEEHRKALEEEEMEQVGQAEHLEEEHDPSPEEQDRDWRDQQGQNAAHLLDGHPQAEVEHSTKAATNFQSPYEEQLEQQRLAARRDEEAQRLREHQEALHQQRLHGQLLRQQQQQQFLAREMAQQKQAADKDVQEQHQEQLRQQAHYNAVENDIAQGAEDQGIPEEEGGAYDRDNQRQDEAEGDPGNRQELREPGHQEGDPEVEADRAAVEDINPADDPNNQGEDEFEEAEQVREENLPEESEEQKQSEAKQGNVEMDEHLVMAGNPDQQEDNVDEQYQEEGEEEVQEDLTEEKKREMEHNVEETYDENPDDKNNDGEEQGVHNRAHPKGRQEHYEEEEDEEDGAAVAEKSHRRAEM; this is translated from the exons TTGTATATGAACACAGATCAAGATTAGAGAAATCTTTGCAAAAGGAAAGGCTTGAAcacaagaaagcaaaggaag ATTTCCTTGTTTATAAGTTAGAAGCACAAGAAACACTTAACAAAGGAAGG cAAGATTCCAATAGCAGATATAGTGCATTGAATGTCCAACATCAGATGCTGAAA AGTCAGCATGAGGAGCTGAGGAAGCAGCACAGTGACCTGGAAGAGGAACACCGGAAGCAAGGGGAAGACTTCAGTAGAACGTTCAATGACCACAAGCAGAGATACCTGCAGCTTCAgcaagaaaaggaacaagaacTTTCTAAGCTAAAAG AAACTGTATATAATTTGAGAGAAGAGAATAGACAACTAAGAAAAGCACACCAAGACATTCACACACAGCTTCAAGACGTCAAG CAACAGCATAAGAATTTACTCTCCGAGCATGAACAGCTTGTAGTGACTTTGGAAGACCACAAGAGTGCCCTGGCTGCTGCGCAG ACTCAAGTTGCAGAATATAAACAACTAAAAGATACACTGAACAGGATTCCAAGCTTTCGAAATCCTGACCCAGTCGAGCAGCAAAATGTCACCTTTCCCCATGGGACTCACCCTCCTCAAGGTTACAACATCAGAGAGAAGCTGACAGGAGAGCTACAAGAG GTGCAACAGAACCATGAAGCAGGGCCtagaagaatggaagagaaacCTCTGTCTTCCATGCAGAAGGATGCAGGATTCCAGGCTCTAGAAGAGCAGAATCAAGTGGAACCCAGAGAGCCAGAGGAGCATCAAGTGGAAGAGGAACACAGGAAggcactggaggaggaggagatggagcagGTGGGGCAGGCAGAACATTTGGAAGAAGAACACGACCCGTCACCAGAGGAGCAGGATCGAGACTGGCGGGATCAGCAGGGACAGAATGCAGCCCACCTTCTGGATGGCCACCCTCAAGCTGAG GTGGAGCATTCGACCAAGGCAGCTACAAACTTCCAATCCCCATATGAGGAACAGTTGGAACAGCAGAGGCTGGCAGCTAGGAGAGATGAGGAAGCCCAGCGGCTGAGAGAACATCAGGAAGCCTTGCACCAACAGAGGCTCCATGGGCAGTTGCTaagacaacagcagcagcaacagttcctggccagagagatggctcagcagaagcAGGCAGCCGATAAAGATGTCCAGGAGCAGCACCAGGAGCAGCTAAG GCAGCAAGCTCATTACAATGCTGTGGAGAATGACATCGCACAGGGAGCCGAGGACCAGGGAATCCCGGAAGAAGAGGGAGGTG CCTATGACAGAGATAACCAGCGCCAAGATGAAGCTGAAGGAGACCCAGGCAACAGACAGGAACTTCGTGAACCAGGACACCAAGAAGGCGACCCTGAAGTTGAAGCAGAT AGGGCAGCTGTGGAGGATATAAACCCAGCAGATGACCCCAACAATCAAGGCGAAGATGAATTTGAGGAAGCTGAGCAAGTGAGAGAAGAAAATTTGCCAGAGGAAAGTGAAGAGCAAAAACAAAGCGAAGCAAAGCAGGGGAATGTAGAAATGGATGAGCACTTGGTG ATGGCAGGGAATCCAGACCAGCAGGAGGATAATGTTGATGAGCAGTatcaggaagaaggagaggaagag GTTCAGGAAGATCTGACTGAAGAGAAAAAACGGGAAATGGAGCATAATGTTGAAGAGACATATGatgaaaat cCGGATGATAAGAATAATGATGGTGAAGAACAAGGAGTTCACAACAGGGCGCAtcccaaaggaagacaggagcattatgaggaggaggaagatgaagaagacgGGGCCGCTGTTGCTGAGAAATCACATCGCAGAGCTGAAATGTAA
- the Golim4 gene encoding Golgi integral membrane protein 4 isoform X3: MGNGMCSRKQKRIFQTLLLLTVVFGFLYGAMLYLELQTQLRKAEAVALKYQQHQDSLSAQLQVVYEHRSRLEKSLQKERLEHKKAKEDFLVYKLEAQETLNKGRQDSNSRYSALNVQHQMLKSQHEELRKQHSDLEEEHRKQGEDFSRTFNDHKQRYLQLQQEKEQELSKLKETVYNLREENRQLRKAHQDIHTQLQDVKTQVAEYKQLKDTLNRIPSFRNPDPVEQQNVTFPHGTHPPQGYNIREKLTGELQEVQQNHEAGPRRMEEKPLSSMQKDAGFQALEEQNQVEPREPEEHQVEEEHRKALEEEEMEQVGQAEHLEEEHDPSPEEQDRDWRDQQGQNAAHLLDGHPQAEVEHSTKAATNFQSPYEEQLEQQRLAARRDEEAQRLREHQEALHQQRLHGQLLRQQQQQQFLAREMAQQKQAADKDVQEQHQEQLRQQAHYNAVENDIAQGAEDQGIPEEEGGAYDRDNQRQDEAEGDPGNRQELREPGHQEGDPEVEADRAAVEDINPADDPNNQGEDEFEEAEQVREENLPEESEEQKQSEAKQGNVEMDEHLVMAGNPDQQEDNVDEQYQEEGEEEVQEDLTEEKKREMEHNVEETYDENPDDKNNDGEEQGVHNRAHPKGRQEHYEEEEDEEDGAAVAEKSHRRAEM, encoded by the exons TTGTATATGAACACAGATCAAGATTAGAGAAATCTTTGCAAAAGGAAAGGCTTGAAcacaagaaagcaaaggaag ATTTCCTTGTTTATAAGTTAGAAGCACAAGAAACACTTAACAAAGGAAGG cAAGATTCCAATAGCAGATATAGTGCATTGAATGTCCAACATCAGATGCTGAAA AGTCAGCATGAGGAGCTGAGGAAGCAGCACAGTGACCTGGAAGAGGAACACCGGAAGCAAGGGGAAGACTTCAGTAGAACGTTCAATGACCACAAGCAGAGATACCTGCAGCTTCAgcaagaaaaggaacaagaacTTTCTAAGCTAAAAG AAACTGTATATAATTTGAGAGAAGAGAATAGACAACTAAGAAAAGCACACCAAGACATTCACACACAGCTTCAAGACGTCAAG ACTCAAGTTGCAGAATATAAACAACTAAAAGATACACTGAACAGGATTCCAAGCTTTCGAAATCCTGACCCAGTCGAGCAGCAAAATGTCACCTTTCCCCATGGGACTCACCCTCCTCAAGGTTACAACATCAGAGAGAAGCTGACAGGAGAGCTACAAGAG GTGCAACAGAACCATGAAGCAGGGCCtagaagaatggaagagaaacCTCTGTCTTCCATGCAGAAGGATGCAGGATTCCAGGCTCTAGAAGAGCAGAATCAAGTGGAACCCAGAGAGCCAGAGGAGCATCAAGTGGAAGAGGAACACAGGAAggcactggaggaggaggagatggagcagGTGGGGCAGGCAGAACATTTGGAAGAAGAACACGACCCGTCACCAGAGGAGCAGGATCGAGACTGGCGGGATCAGCAGGGACAGAATGCAGCCCACCTTCTGGATGGCCACCCTCAAGCTGAG GTGGAGCATTCGACCAAGGCAGCTACAAACTTCCAATCCCCATATGAGGAACAGTTGGAACAGCAGAGGCTGGCAGCTAGGAGAGATGAGGAAGCCCAGCGGCTGAGAGAACATCAGGAAGCCTTGCACCAACAGAGGCTCCATGGGCAGTTGCTaagacaacagcagcagcaacagttcctggccagagagatggctcagcagaagcAGGCAGCCGATAAAGATGTCCAGGAGCAGCACCAGGAGCAGCTAAG GCAGCAAGCTCATTACAATGCTGTGGAGAATGACATCGCACAGGGAGCCGAGGACCAGGGAATCCCGGAAGAAGAGGGAGGTG CCTATGACAGAGATAACCAGCGCCAAGATGAAGCTGAAGGAGACCCAGGCAACAGACAGGAACTTCGTGAACCAGGACACCAAGAAGGCGACCCTGAAGTTGAAGCAGAT AGGGCAGCTGTGGAGGATATAAACCCAGCAGATGACCCCAACAATCAAGGCGAAGATGAATTTGAGGAAGCTGAGCAAGTGAGAGAAGAAAATTTGCCAGAGGAAAGTGAAGAGCAAAAACAAAGCGAAGCAAAGCAGGGGAATGTAGAAATGGATGAGCACTTGGTG ATGGCAGGGAATCCAGACCAGCAGGAGGATAATGTTGATGAGCAGTatcaggaagaaggagaggaagag GTTCAGGAAGATCTGACTGAAGAGAAAAAACGGGAAATGGAGCATAATGTTGAAGAGACATATGatgaaaat cCGGATGATAAGAATAATGATGGTGAAGAACAAGGAGTTCACAACAGGGCGCAtcccaaaggaagacaggagcattatgaggaggaggaagatgaagaagacgGGGCCGCTGTTGCTGAGAAATCACATCGCAGAGCTGAAATGTAA
- the Golim4 gene encoding Golgi integral membrane protein 4 isoform X2, with amino-acid sequence MGNGMCSRKQKRIFQTLLLLTVVFGFLYGAMLYLELQTQLRKAEAVALKYQQHQDSLSAQLQVVYEHRSRLEKSLQKERLEHKKAKEDFLVYKLEAQETLNKGRQDSNSRYSALNVQHQMLKSQHEELRKQHSDLEEEHRKQGEDFSRTFNDHKQRYLQLQQEKEQELSKLKETVYNLREENRQLRKAHQDIHTQLQDVKQQHKNLLSEHEQLVVTLEDHKSALAAAQTQVAEYKQLKDTLNRIPSFRNPDPVEQQNVTFPHGTHPPQGYNIREKLTGELQEVQQNHEAGPRRMEEKPLSSMQKDAGFQALEEQNQVEPREPEEHQVEEEHRKALEEEEMEQVGQAEHLEEEHDPSPEEQDRDWRDQQGQNAAHLLDGHPQAEVEHSTKAATNFQSPYEEQLEQQRLAARRDEEAQRLREHQEALHQQRLHGQLLRQQQQQQFLAREMAQQKQAADKDVQEQHQEQLRQQAHYNAVENDIAQGAEDQGIPEEEGGAYDRDNQRQDEAEGDPGNRQELREPGHQEGDPEVEADRAAVEDINPADDPNNQGEDEFEEAEQVREENLPEESEEQKQSEAKQGNVEMDEHLVMAGNPDQQEDNVDEQYQEEGEEEPDDKNNDGEEQGVHNRAHPKGRQEHYEEEEDEEDGAAVAEKSHRRAEM; translated from the exons TTGTATATGAACACAGATCAAGATTAGAGAAATCTTTGCAAAAGGAAAGGCTTGAAcacaagaaagcaaaggaag ATTTCCTTGTTTATAAGTTAGAAGCACAAGAAACACTTAACAAAGGAAGG cAAGATTCCAATAGCAGATATAGTGCATTGAATGTCCAACATCAGATGCTGAAA AGTCAGCATGAGGAGCTGAGGAAGCAGCACAGTGACCTGGAAGAGGAACACCGGAAGCAAGGGGAAGACTTCAGTAGAACGTTCAATGACCACAAGCAGAGATACCTGCAGCTTCAgcaagaaaaggaacaagaacTTTCTAAGCTAAAAG AAACTGTATATAATTTGAGAGAAGAGAATAGACAACTAAGAAAAGCACACCAAGACATTCACACACAGCTTCAAGACGTCAAG CAACAGCATAAGAATTTACTCTCCGAGCATGAACAGCTTGTAGTGACTTTGGAAGACCACAAGAGTGCCCTGGCTGCTGCGCAG ACTCAAGTTGCAGAATATAAACAACTAAAAGATACACTGAACAGGATTCCAAGCTTTCGAAATCCTGACCCAGTCGAGCAGCAAAATGTCACCTTTCCCCATGGGACTCACCCTCCTCAAGGTTACAACATCAGAGAGAAGCTGACAGGAGAGCTACAAGAG GTGCAACAGAACCATGAAGCAGGGCCtagaagaatggaagagaaacCTCTGTCTTCCATGCAGAAGGATGCAGGATTCCAGGCTCTAGAAGAGCAGAATCAAGTGGAACCCAGAGAGCCAGAGGAGCATCAAGTGGAAGAGGAACACAGGAAggcactggaggaggaggagatggagcagGTGGGGCAGGCAGAACATTTGGAAGAAGAACACGACCCGTCACCAGAGGAGCAGGATCGAGACTGGCGGGATCAGCAGGGACAGAATGCAGCCCACCTTCTGGATGGCCACCCTCAAGCTGAG GTGGAGCATTCGACCAAGGCAGCTACAAACTTCCAATCCCCATATGAGGAACAGTTGGAACAGCAGAGGCTGGCAGCTAGGAGAGATGAGGAAGCCCAGCGGCTGAGAGAACATCAGGAAGCCTTGCACCAACAGAGGCTCCATGGGCAGTTGCTaagacaacagcagcagcaacagttcctggccagagagatggctcagcagaagcAGGCAGCCGATAAAGATGTCCAGGAGCAGCACCAGGAGCAGCTAAG GCAGCAAGCTCATTACAATGCTGTGGAGAATGACATCGCACAGGGAGCCGAGGACCAGGGAATCCCGGAAGAAGAGGGAGGTG CCTATGACAGAGATAACCAGCGCCAAGATGAAGCTGAAGGAGACCCAGGCAACAGACAGGAACTTCGTGAACCAGGACACCAAGAAGGCGACCCTGAAGTTGAAGCAGAT AGGGCAGCTGTGGAGGATATAAACCCAGCAGATGACCCCAACAATCAAGGCGAAGATGAATTTGAGGAAGCTGAGCAAGTGAGAGAAGAAAATTTGCCAGAGGAAAGTGAAGAGCAAAAACAAAGCGAAGCAAAGCAGGGGAATGTAGAAATGGATGAGCACTTGGTG ATGGCAGGGAATCCAGACCAGCAGGAGGATAATGTTGATGAGCAGTatcaggaagaaggagaggaagag cCGGATGATAAGAATAATGATGGTGAAGAACAAGGAGTTCACAACAGGGCGCAtcccaaaggaagacaggagcattatgaggaggaggaagatgaagaagacgGGGCCGCTGTTGCTGAGAAATCACATCGCAGAGCTGAAATGTAA